One region of Vigna angularis cultivar LongXiaoDou No.4 chromosome 10, ASM1680809v1, whole genome shotgun sequence genomic DNA includes:
- the LOC108321269 gene encoding uncharacterized protein LOC108321269, which translates to MGDIVKKILAKPIQLADQVTKAADEATSFKQECAELKSKTEKLAALLRQAARASSELYERPTRRIIEETEQVLDKALALVLKCRGNALMNRVFTLNPSAAFRKVSSHLENSVGDVSWLLRVSAGEAGGEYLGGLPPIAANEPILCFIWEQIAALHTGAPEERSDAAASLVSLASDNPRYGKLIIEEGGVGPLLKLLKEGKSEGQENAARAVGLLGRDPESVEHMIHVGACSVLAKILKEGPMKVQGVVAWAVSELAANYPKSQDLFAQHKMVTLLVGHLAFETVEEHSKYAIVSKKPTSIHALVVASSNTNNTNLRNQNHHPEAEIPTRIPHPFGEGPRNLHRVITSTIAMHAANKQGNETSQNQSKSNGVANDGKLGNNNQNHQRNYSHSGINMKGRDLEDPGTKAYMKEMAARALWQLAKDNSPICRSITESRALLCFAVLLEKGTEAVQYNSAMAVMEITAVAEKDPELRKSAFKPNSPACKAVVDQVVKIIEKADSDSILLIPCIKTIGNLARTFKATETRMIGPLVKLLDEREAEVTREASIALAKFACTENYLHVDHAKAIISAGGAKHLIQLVYFGEEMVQIPALLLLSYIAMHVPDSDELAQAEVLGVIEWASKQSSVAHNQTLEALLLDSKSKLELYQSRGPRGSHQSQKHH; encoded by the coding sequence ATGGGAGACatagtcaagaaaatattggcCAAACCCATCCAGCTCGCCGACCAAGTCACCAAAGCCGCCGACGAGGCCACTTCCTTCAAACAGGAATGCGCCGAGCTCAAGTCCAAGACGGAAAAGCTGGCGGCGCTGCTCCGTCAGGCGGCGCGTGCCAGTTCCGAACTCTACGAGCGTCCCACGCGCCGCATCATCGAAGAGACCGAACAGGTCCTCGACAAGGCTCTTGCCCTGGTCCTCAAGTGTCGCGGCAACGCTCTCATGAACCGCGTGTTTACACTCAACCCTAGCGCCGCCTTCCGCAAGGTCTCCTCCCACCTTGAAAACTCCGTCGGCGACGTCTCCTGGCTCCTCCGCGTCTCGGCTGGCGAAGCCGGCGGTGAGTACCTCGGGGGGCTCCCTCCCATAGCCGCGAACGAGCCGATCCTCTGCTTCATCTGGGAGCAGATCGCCGCCCTCCACACGGGGGCCCCAGAGGAGCGGTCGGACGCCGCGGCGTCGCTGGTGTCTCTGGCGAGTGACAATCCGCGCTACGGGAAGCTGATAATCGAGGAGGGCGGGGTGGGCCCCCTGCTGAAGCTTTTGAAGGAAGGGAAAAGCGAAGGGCAAGAGAACGCGGCACGTGCCGTGGGTCTGTTGGGGCGTGATCCTGAGAGCGTGGAGCATATGATCCACGTTGGGGCGTGCTCGGTGCTGGCAAAGATCCTGAAGGAAGGTCCTATGAAGGTGCAAGGTGTGGTGGCGTGGGCCGTGTCGGAGCTCGCTGCGAATTACCCTAAGTCTCAGGACCTTTTCGCTCAGCACAAGATGGTGACCTTGCTGGTTGGCCACCTCGCTTTCGAAACCGTGGAGGAACACAGTAAGTACGCTATTGTCAGCAAGAAACCCACTTCCATCCACGCCCTCGTCGTCGCCAGTAGCAACACCAACAACACTAATCTTCGAAATCAAAATCACCACCCCGAAGCTGAAATTCCCACACGCATCCCGCATCCCTTCGGTGAAGGACCACGAAATCTCCACAGAGTAATCACCAGCACAATTGCAATGCACGCTGCCAACAAGCAAGGAAACGAAACCAGTCAGAATCAGAGCAAGAGTAATGGAGTTGCTAATGACGGTAAACTGGGGAACAACAATCAGAATCACCAGCGAAACTATTCACATTCGGGGATTAACATGAAAGGGAGGGATCTGGAGGATCCTGGGACTAAAGCTTACATGAAGGAAATGGCAGCCAGGGCTCTCTGGCAACTTGCCAAAGATAATTCCCCAATTTGTCGTAGCATCACCGAATCACGAGCCTTGTTGTGTTTCGCTGTTCTCCTTGAGAAAGGAACAGAGGCTGTGCAGTACAATTCGGCGATGGCGGTGATGGAGATTACGGCTGTGGCAGAGAAAGATCCGGAATTGAGGAAATCGGCGTTCAAGCCGAACTCTCCCGCTTGCAAAGCCGTGGTTGATCAAGTGGTTAAGATAATCGAGAAAGCGGATTCGGATTCAATCCTTCTGATTCCGTGCATCAAGACGATTGGGAATTTGGCGAGAACGTTCAAGGCTACTGAGACAAGGATGATCGGACCGTTGGTGAAGCTTCTGGACGAAAGGGAAGCGGAGGTGACAAGAGAGGCGTCGATTGCACTGGCAAAATTCGCCTGCACCGAGAATTACCTGCACGTGGATCACGCCAAGGCCATTATAAGCGCCGGCGGGGCTAAACACTTGATTCAGCTGGTCTATTTTGGGGAAGAGATGGTGCAGATTCCGGCgcttcttcttctctcctaCATTGCAATGCACGTCCCCGACAGCGACGAACTTGCTCAGGCTGAAGTCCTCGGAGTCATCGAATGGGCCTCCAAGCAATCCTCCGTCGCCCATAACCAAACTCTGGAGGCCCTTTTGCTCGATTCTAAGAGCAAGTTGGAGCTTTACCAGTCCAGAGGCCCCAGAGGATCCCATCAATCACAAAAACATCACTAG